A DNA window from Streptomyces sp. CA-278952 contains the following coding sequences:
- a CDS encoding MaoC/PaaZ C-terminal domain-containing protein codes for MPIDARAALAAEPRRAEIGWDHKDVQLYHLGLGAGSPATDPDELRYTLESRLQVLPSFATVAGAGTAAFGGMGAQGIDVDLAAVLHGGQALRVHRPIPVTGNAVQTSKVAAVYDKGKAAVIVLRTEASDGDGPLWTNDAQIFVRGEGGFGGERGPSDRLAPPERTPDRTVERAVREDQALLYRLSGDWNPLHADPAFAKLAGFDRPILHGLCTYGMTLKAVADTLLDGDVSRITAYRTRFTGVVFPGETLRIRMWTGDGRVQVTVAAAERDDAPVLADTVVEHA; via the coding sequence ATGCCCATTGATGCCCGGGCGGCACTCGCCGCCGAACCCCGCCGAGCCGAGATCGGCTGGGACCACAAGGACGTCCAGCTCTACCACCTCGGTCTCGGCGCGGGCAGCCCCGCCACCGACCCCGACGAGCTGCGCTACACCCTGGAGTCCCGGCTCCAGGTGCTGCCGAGCTTCGCCACCGTCGCGGGCGCGGGCACGGCCGCCTTCGGCGGTATGGGGGCGCAGGGGATCGACGTGGACCTCGCCGCGGTCCTGCACGGCGGACAGGCGTTGCGCGTCCACCGTCCGATCCCGGTGACCGGCAACGCCGTGCAGACCTCGAAGGTCGCGGCGGTGTACGACAAGGGCAAGGCCGCCGTCATCGTGCTGCGTACCGAGGCGAGCGACGGCGACGGTCCGCTGTGGACCAACGACGCCCAGATCTTCGTACGGGGCGAGGGCGGCTTCGGCGGCGAACGCGGCCCCTCCGACCGCCTCGCCCCGCCGGAGCGGACCCCCGACCGCACGGTGGAGCGGGCCGTCCGCGAGGACCAGGCGCTGCTCTACCGCCTCTCGGGGGACTGGAACCCGCTCCACGCCGACCCGGCCTTCGCGAAGCTGGCCGGCTTCGACCGGCCGATCCTGCACGGGCTGTGCACGTACGGCATGACGCTGAAGGCCGTCGCCGACACCCTGCTGGACGGTGACGTCTCCCGGATCACCGCCTACCGCACCCGTTTCACCGGCGTGGTCTTCCCCGGCGAGACCCTCCGGATCCGGATGTGGACCGGGGACGGCCGCGTCCAGGTGACGGTCGCCGCCGCCGAACGGGACGACGCGCCGGTCCTCGCCGACACGGTCGTCGAACACGCCTGA
- a CDS encoding MFS transporter produces MTFMPDVSAPAAAPSTTSRIPPRTWAVVLAACTGQFLVVLDVSVVNVALPSMRADLGLSPGGLQWVVNAYSIAFAGFMLLGGRAADIYGRKLMFLVGLGVFTAASLAGGLAQEGWQLLAARAAQGLGAAVLAPATLTILTAAVPEGPARTKAIGTWMAVGAGGGAAGGLIGGVLTDALSWRWVLLVNVPIGGLVLIAAALRITEGRAGDRRRIDFLGAVLVTAGLAAVAYGIVQTEVEGWTAAASLVPLLSGVGLLAAFVLVEVRTAVPLIPLRVFSVRAVSSANVSMLLMGSATFSMWYFMTVYAQNVLGYTPLQAGLALMPTSAAVIIGSKLAPRLMARAGAKSLAVAGVLITAAGFGWQSTMGVEGSYLTAICLPGVLMMAGAGLASTPLATLAISGAEPEDAGLVSGLVNTSRTMGGALGLSVLSTVAAARTGGSGEAAEVTAGYALAFRTATGVLLAGVIVMLIWLPNHRRPRPPGDFPVEAPRAG; encoded by the coding sequence ATGACGTTCATGCCTGACGTCTCCGCGCCCGCCGCCGCCCCGTCGACCACCTCCCGAATACCACCCAGGACCTGGGCCGTCGTGCTCGCCGCCTGCACCGGCCAGTTCCTCGTCGTCCTCGACGTCTCCGTGGTCAACGTGGCCCTGCCCTCCATGCGGGCCGACCTCGGGCTGAGCCCGGGGGGCCTCCAGTGGGTCGTCAACGCCTACTCGATCGCGTTCGCCGGGTTCATGCTCCTGGGCGGGCGGGCCGCCGACATCTACGGGCGCAAGCTGATGTTCCTCGTCGGGCTCGGCGTCTTCACCGCCGCCTCGCTCGCGGGCGGCCTCGCCCAGGAGGGCTGGCAGCTGCTCGCCGCCCGGGCCGCACAGGGCCTCGGGGCCGCCGTCCTGGCCCCCGCCACTCTCACCATCCTCACCGCGGCGGTGCCCGAAGGGCCGGCCCGGACGAAGGCGATCGGTACGTGGATGGCGGTCGGCGCCGGCGGCGGCGCGGCCGGCGGGCTCATCGGCGGGGTCCTCACCGACGCCCTCTCCTGGCGCTGGGTCCTCCTGGTCAACGTGCCCATCGGCGGACTCGTCCTGATCGCCGCCGCCCTGCGGATCACCGAGGGCCGCGCGGGCGACCGCCGCCGCATCGACTTCCTGGGCGCGGTCCTCGTCACCGCGGGCCTCGCCGCCGTCGCGTACGGCATCGTCCAGACCGAGGTCGAGGGCTGGACGGCCGCCGCCTCCCTCGTGCCGCTGCTCTCCGGGGTCGGGCTGCTGGCCGCCTTCGTGCTGGTCGAGGTGCGGACCGCGGTGCCGCTGATCCCGCTGCGCGTGTTCTCCGTACGGGCGGTGTCCTCGGCCAACGTGTCGATGCTGCTCATGGGATCGGCCACCTTCTCCATGTGGTACTTCATGACCGTGTACGCCCAGAACGTCCTGGGTTACACGCCGTTGCAGGCCGGTCTCGCGCTGATGCCGACCTCGGCCGCCGTCATCATCGGCTCCAAGCTGGCCCCCCGGCTCATGGCGCGCGCCGGGGCGAAGAGCCTCGCCGTGGCCGGGGTCCTCATCACCGCCGCGGGCTTCGGCTGGCAGTCCACGATGGGCGTGGAGGGCTCCTACCTCACCGCGATCTGTCTGCCCGGCGTCCTGATGATGGCCGGAGCCGGCCTCGCCTCCACCCCGCTCGCCACCCTCGCCATCTCCGGCGCGGAGCCGGAGGACGCCGGACTCGTCTCCGGCCTGGTCAACACCTCCCGCACCATGGGCGGCGCGCTGGGCCTCTCGGTGCTCTCCACGGTCGCCGCCGCGCGCACCGGGGGTTCCGGCGAGGCGGCCGAGGTCACCGCCGGATACGCGCTGGCCTTCCGCACCGCGACCGGGGTCCTGCTGGCCGGGGTGATCGTGATGCTGATCTGGCTGCCGAACCATCGCAGGCCCCGCCCGCCGGGGGACTTTCCGGTCGAGGCCCCGCGCGCGGGGTGA
- a CDS encoding BCCT family transporter — translation MSTENADVSPGRSPSGPADSGAGPGTDSSPDRVVVTIGVLGVVGIVLWAALGKDTFQSASDAALPWVLDNFAWLFVIAADVFLVLCLIIAFSRFGRIRLSRDDSPPEFSNFPWIAMMFSAGMGIGLIFYGVGEPVAHYLSPPPSSGAEPQTTGAASAAMEYSFFHWTLTPWAIYGIVGLALGYASFRKGRGNRLSAVFVPLIGERRANGVLGKLLDLLAVFATVFGTATSLGLGALQIAIGLDLTAGLEQSKGVELVVIAVLGAAFVVSAFTGLHGGVKWLSSINLVIAAALMVFVFVAGPTVYLLDVLPSSVGGYLNHLLPMASRTGAFGGQSWLGTWTIFYWAWWLSWAPFVGTFIARISKGRTIREFLLAVLLVPSGATALWFVVLGGTGIRLAETGVVDMAERAKEGTEATLFAMLDALPVSTVTAWAAMILIMMYFVTSADSASLVMGSLTSKGALHPRRWLVVTWGLLMAAVAAALLVAGGLESLQSATILVALPFVVVMLFLCWSLLRELRTDPAGGPKRSEGLHGMRDAVRVMVGEELSNQPPARHRHLRRAASARRATTEDDRDGEGGETGGASGRES, via the coding sequence ATGAGTACGGAGAACGCTGACGTGTCCCCCGGCCGGTCACCCTCCGGCCCCGCGGATTCCGGTGCGGGTCCCGGGACGGACTCCTCGCCGGACCGGGTGGTGGTGACGATCGGGGTGCTGGGCGTCGTCGGGATCGTCCTGTGGGCGGCCCTCGGCAAGGACACCTTCCAGAGCGCGTCGGACGCTGCCCTCCCCTGGGTGCTCGACAACTTCGCATGGCTCTTCGTCATCGCCGCCGACGTCTTCCTGGTGCTGTGCCTCATCATCGCCTTCAGCCGCTTCGGCCGGATCCGGCTCAGCCGGGACGACTCCCCGCCGGAGTTCTCGAACTTCCCGTGGATCGCGATGATGTTCAGCGCCGGCATGGGCATCGGGCTGATCTTCTACGGCGTCGGGGAGCCCGTCGCGCACTATCTGAGCCCGCCGCCCTCCAGCGGGGCCGAGCCGCAGACGACGGGCGCCGCGAGCGCGGCCATGGAGTACTCCTTCTTCCACTGGACCCTCACTCCGTGGGCCATCTACGGGATCGTGGGCCTGGCGCTGGGCTACGCGAGCTTCCGCAAGGGCCGGGGCAACCGGTTGAGCGCCGTGTTCGTGCCCCTCATCGGCGAACGCAGGGCGAACGGCGTCCTCGGCAAGCTCCTGGATCTGCTCGCCGTCTTCGCGACGGTCTTCGGCACGGCGACGAGCCTGGGACTCGGCGCTCTGCAGATCGCCATCGGGCTCGATCTGACGGCGGGCCTCGAGCAGAGCAAGGGCGTCGAGCTGGTGGTCATCGCCGTGCTCGGCGCGGCTTTCGTGGTCTCCGCCTTCACCGGTCTGCACGGCGGGGTGAAATGGCTCAGCTCGATCAACCTCGTCATCGCCGCGGCCCTCATGGTCTTCGTCTTCGTCGCGGGTCCGACCGTCTACCTCCTGGATGTGCTGCCGTCCTCGGTCGGCGGCTATCTGAACCACCTCCTCCCCATGGCCTCGCGCACCGGTGCCTTCGGCGGTCAGAGCTGGCTGGGCACCTGGACGATCTTCTACTGGGCCTGGTGGCTGTCCTGGGCGCCCTTCGTCGGTACCTTCATCGCGCGCATCTCCAAGGGCCGCACGATCCGCGAGTTCCTCCTCGCCGTGCTGCTCGTACCGAGCGGGGCGACCGCCCTGTGGTTCGTGGTGCTCGGCGGGACCGGTATCCGCCTCGCCGAGACAGGCGTCGTCGACATGGCCGAGAGGGCGAAGGAGGGGACGGAGGCGACCCTGTTCGCGATGCTCGACGCCCTGCCGGTCAGCACGGTGACGGCTTGGGCCGCGATGATCCTGATCATGATGTACTTCGTCACCAGCGCGGACTCCGCCTCCCTGGTCATGGGTTCGCTGACCAGCAAGGGAGCCCTGCACCCGCGACGCTGGCTCGTCGTCACCTGGGGCCTCCTCATGGCGGCGGTCGCGGCGGCCCTGTTGGTCGCCGGCGGCCTGGAGTCCCTCCAGAGCGCGACGATCCTGGTGGCCCTGCCCTTCGTCGTGGTGATGCTCTTCCTGTGCTGGTCCCTGCTGCGGGAGCTGCGCACCGATCCGGCCGGCGGGCCCAAGCGCAGCGAGGGCCTGCACGGTATGCGCGACGCGGTGCGGGTCATGGTCGGTGAGGAGCTGAGCAACCAGCCGCCCGCCCGCCACCGCCATCTGCGTCGCGCGGCCTCGGCCCGCAGGGCGACGACCGAGGACGACCGGGACGGTGAGGGGGGCGAGACGGGCGGAGCCTCCGGGCGGGAGAGCTGA
- a CDS encoding Zn-dependent alcohol dehydrogenase, whose product MRAAVLHETGQEKLEVLDDVEAVGFGPGKVKLRIRATGLCHSDVSAMSGVLPQPAPFIPGHEGAGEVIDVGDGVTGLSAGDRVLVCWLPACGECPSCKRGQTQLCLAGFMNASTPNFRRPGGDVFGFAGTGTFTEEVVVGAGSAVPIPDDVPFEIAALIGCGVTTGLGAAINTAKVEAGSSVAVIGCGGVGISTIQGARVQGAAQIIAVDPVASRREAALRFGATEAVAPDGLADAKQRITGGEGFDYVFEVVGKSATARTAYENTRRGGTLCVVGAGAMDDNFQVNMFELFFDEKRILPSMYGGGDVLRSFDRAIALWRAGRIDLESMITHRVRLDGVNDALDQMRTGESLRTCIEL is encoded by the coding sequence ATGCGCGCAGCCGTACTGCACGAGACGGGCCAGGAGAAGCTCGAAGTCCTCGACGACGTCGAGGCGGTGGGCTTTGGCCCGGGAAAGGTCAAGCTCCGCATCCGCGCCACCGGCCTCTGTCACTCGGACGTCTCCGCGATGAGCGGCGTCCTCCCGCAGCCGGCCCCCTTCATCCCCGGCCACGAGGGCGCGGGCGAGGTCATCGACGTAGGCGACGGGGTGACCGGGCTGAGCGCCGGCGACCGGGTCCTCGTCTGCTGGCTGCCCGCCTGCGGGGAGTGCCCGTCCTGCAAACGCGGCCAGACCCAGCTGTGCCTCGCCGGTTTCATGAACGCGAGCACCCCGAACTTCAGGCGCCCCGGCGGCGACGTCTTCGGCTTCGCGGGCACCGGCACCTTCACCGAGGAGGTCGTCGTCGGCGCGGGCTCCGCGGTGCCGATCCCCGACGACGTGCCGTTCGAGATCGCCGCCCTGATCGGCTGCGGAGTCACCACCGGACTCGGCGCGGCGATCAACACGGCGAAGGTGGAGGCAGGTTCGTCGGTCGCGGTGATCGGCTGCGGCGGCGTCGGCATCTCCACGATCCAGGGCGCGCGCGTCCAGGGCGCGGCCCAGATCATCGCCGTCGACCCGGTCGCCTCCCGCCGCGAGGCCGCCCTCCGCTTCGGCGCGACGGAGGCCGTCGCCCCCGACGGGCTGGCCGACGCCAAGCAGCGGATCACCGGCGGCGAGGGCTTCGACTACGTCTTCGAGGTCGTCGGCAAGTCCGCCACCGCCCGCACCGCCTACGAGAACACCCGCCGCGGCGGCACCCTGTGCGTCGTCGGGGCCGGGGCCATGGACGACAACTTCCAGGTCAACATGTTCGAGCTGTTCTTCGACGAGAAGCGCATCCTGCCCTCCATGTACGGCGGCGGGGACGTCCTGCGCTCCTTCGACCGGGCCATCGCGCTCTGGCGGGCGGGCCGCATCGATCTGGAGTCCATGATCACCCACCGGGTCCGGCTGGACGGGGTCAACGACGCCCTGGACCAGATGCGCACGGGCGAGTCGCTGCGTACCTGCATCGAACTCTGA
- a CDS encoding Nif3-like dinuclear metal center hexameric protein, giving the protein MPRLSEVIAALDALWPPERAEGWDAVGTVCGDPDAEIDRVLFAVDPVREIADEALELGAQLIVTHHPLYLRGTTTVAADTFKGRVVHTLIKHGIALHVAHTNADTADPGVSDALAGALDLRITGPLVPDPTDPEGRRGLGRICELDHPETLAAFAARAAARLPATAQGIRLAGDPEARVRTVAVSGGSGDSLFDAVRAAGVDAFLTADLRHHPASEAVQHSPLGLVDAAHWATEWPWCEQAAAQLDALSDRHGWDLRVHVSKQVTDPWTTHHSSGAPN; this is encoded by the coding sequence GTGCCCCGTCTGTCTGAAGTCATCGCCGCCCTCGACGCCCTCTGGCCCCCCGAGCGGGCCGAGGGATGGGACGCGGTCGGGACGGTCTGCGGCGACCCGGACGCGGAGATCGACCGGGTGCTGTTCGCCGTCGACCCGGTTCGCGAGATCGCCGACGAGGCCCTGGAGCTCGGCGCCCAGCTGATCGTCACCCACCACCCGCTCTATCTGCGCGGGACGACGACGGTCGCCGCCGACACCTTCAAGGGCCGGGTCGTCCACACCCTCATCAAGCACGGCATCGCGCTCCACGTCGCGCACACCAACGCCGACACCGCCGACCCCGGCGTCTCCGACGCCCTGGCCGGCGCTCTGGACCTGCGGATCACCGGGCCCCTCGTCCCCGACCCCACCGATCCGGAGGGCCGGCGCGGACTGGGCCGGATCTGCGAACTGGATCACCCCGAGACCCTGGCCGCCTTCGCCGCCCGGGCCGCAGCCCGGCTCCCCGCCACCGCGCAGGGCATCCGGCTGGCCGGCGACCCGGAGGCGCGCGTGCGCACCGTCGCCGTCAGCGGAGGCTCCGGCGACAGCCTCTTCGACGCCGTGCGCGCCGCGGGCGTCGACGCCTTCCTCACCGCCGACCTGCGCCACCACCCGGCCTCCGAGGCCGTGCAGCACTCGCCGCTCGGCCTCGTCGACGCCGCGCACTGGGCCACCGAGTGGCCCTGGTGCGAGCAGGCGGCCGCCCAGCTCGACGCGCTTTCCGACCGCCACGGATGGGACCTGCGGGTCCATGTCTCGAAGCAGGTCACCGACCCCTGGACCACCCACCATTCCTCTGGAGCCCCCAACTGA
- a CDS encoding ABC transporter substrate-binding protein — protein sequence MSLRPRGTAAVALAVAAALSLSACGGGDGGDAAKTDAGGGKKAAVATGGKDFADAAKKTAAYGTDAEAGEFPRTVTHAMGKTEIKTAPRRVVVLDVGEFDNVVSLGLKPVGYAPSEGDAAIPSYLEKGAGEPKSVGTINSLNLEAIAGLRPDLILGSQLRAADKYDELSKIAPTVFSIRPGFTWKENYLLNAQALDRTEQAESALAAYEEKAKKLGEDIGPDKPTVSMVRYLPDRLRLYAKASFIGTILEDVGLPRPKNQQINDLAAEISPERIDEADADWIFTGVYGDPKATQRDTARSNPLWKNLKAVKEGRAKDVSDETWYLGLGVTSAGLVLDDLRADLVK from the coding sequence ATGTCCCTTCGACCCCGCGGTACCGCCGCAGTCGCCCTGGCTGTGGCGGCCGCCCTCTCCCTGTCGGCCTGCGGGGGCGGTGACGGCGGGGACGCGGCGAAGACCGACGCGGGCGGCGGCAAGAAGGCCGCCGTCGCCACCGGTGGCAAGGACTTCGCGGACGCGGCGAAGAAGACCGCGGCGTACGGCACCGACGCCGAGGCCGGCGAGTTCCCCCGTACGGTCACCCACGCGATGGGAAAGACCGAGATCAAGACCGCGCCCCGGCGCGTGGTCGTGCTGGACGTCGGCGAGTTCGACAACGTCGTGTCCCTGGGCCTGAAGCCGGTCGGCTACGCCCCCAGCGAGGGCGACGCGGCCATCCCCTCCTACCTGGAGAAGGGCGCGGGCGAGCCGAAGAGCGTCGGCACGATCAACAGCCTCAACCTCGAAGCCATCGCGGGCCTCCGGCCCGACCTGATCCTCGGCAGCCAGCTCCGCGCCGCGGACAAGTACGACGAGCTGTCGAAGATCGCCCCCACGGTGTTCTCCATCCGCCCGGGCTTCACCTGGAAGGAGAACTACCTCCTCAACGCCCAGGCCCTGGACCGCACGGAGCAGGCCGAGTCGGCGCTCGCCGCGTACGAGGAGAAGGCGAAGAAGCTCGGCGAGGACATCGGCCCCGACAAGCCGACCGTCTCGATGGTCCGCTACCTGCCCGACCGTCTCCGCCTCTACGCCAAGGCCTCGTTCATCGGCACGATCCTCGAAGACGTCGGTCTGCCGCGTCCGAAGAACCAGCAGATCAACGACCTCGCCGCCGAGATCAGCCCGGAGAGGATCGACGAGGCGGACGCCGACTGGATCTTCACCGGCGTCTACGGCGACCCGAAGGCCACCCAGCGCGACACCGCCCGCTCCAACCCGCTGTGGAAGAACCTGAAGGCCGTCAAGGAGGGCCGGGCCAAGGACGTCTCCGACGAGACCTGGTACCTGGGCCTCGGCGTCACCTCGGCCGGCCTGGTCCTCGACGACCTCCGCGCGGACCTGGTGAAGTAG
- a CDS encoding 3-oxoacyl-ACP reductase, with protein MSLPLPLDGLSAIVTGAGRGLGRAEALELARLGAAVVVNDYGQPGRDGSGAASAAPAEEVAAEIRAAGGRAVAHLGDVSDHEQAGALVDVATTTYGRLDILVNNAGILRDRMIFSMTEEEWDSVIRVHLKGHFNTTHFAAAHWRARSKETGGPVYGRIVNTSSEAFLAGSAGQPNYAAAKGGIVGLTTSTALALAKYGVTANAICPRARTRMTEDVFAGFQEPADGALDPLAPEHVSPLVGYLASPAAAGVNGQLLVVHGGMVAVVERPRVAARFDAVKETFTFAELDGLLTPYYADRPPNETFAAAEVLGLKRR; from the coding sequence ATGTCACTTCCCCTTCCGCTGGACGGACTGTCCGCGATCGTCACCGGCGCGGGCCGCGGCCTCGGCCGGGCCGAAGCCCTCGAACTGGCCCGCCTCGGCGCGGCCGTCGTCGTCAACGACTACGGGCAGCCCGGGCGCGACGGCTCCGGTGCGGCGTCCGCCGCCCCCGCCGAGGAGGTCGCCGCCGAGATCCGCGCGGCCGGCGGACGGGCCGTCGCCCACCTCGGCGACGTCTCCGACCACGAACAGGCCGGCGCACTGGTCGACGTGGCGACCACCACCTACGGCAGGCTCGACATCCTGGTCAACAACGCGGGCATCCTGCGCGACCGGATGATCTTCTCGATGACCGAGGAGGAATGGGACTCGGTGATCCGCGTCCACCTCAAGGGTCACTTCAACACCACGCACTTCGCCGCCGCCCACTGGCGCGCCCGCTCCAAGGAGACCGGCGGGCCGGTCTACGGGCGGATCGTCAACACCTCCTCGGAGGCGTTCCTCGCGGGCTCGGCCGGCCAGCCCAACTACGCGGCAGCCAAGGGCGGCATCGTCGGCCTCACCACCTCCACCGCGCTCGCCCTCGCCAAGTACGGCGTCACCGCCAACGCCATCTGCCCGCGCGCCCGTACCCGGATGACCGAGGACGTGTTCGCGGGCTTCCAGGAACCGGCGGACGGCGCCCTCGACCCCCTGGCACCCGAGCACGTGTCCCCGCTCGTCGGCTATCTCGCCTCACCGGCGGCGGCCGGGGTCAACGGGCAACTGCTCGTCGTGCACGGAGGGATGGTCGCCGTCGTCGAACGACCCCGGGTGGCCGCCCGGTTCGACGCGGTGAAGGAGACCTTCACCTTCGCGGAGCTGGACGGTCTGCTCACCCCGTACTACGCGGACCGGCCCCCGAACGAGACCTTCGCCGCCGCCGAAGTCCTCGGACTGAAGCGGCGGTAG
- a CDS encoding zinc ribbon domain-containing protein — translation MNAAPADQIRLLDVQALDLRLAQLSHKRTSLPEHAEIEQLSSDLAQLRDLLVASTTEESDTTREQTKAEQDVDQVRQRAVRDQQRLDSGAVSSPRDLESLQREIVSLAKRQGDLEDVVLEIMERREGAQERVAELTERVSAVQAKVDDATARRDAATAELDAEAATVTKDRQVVAEVIPADLLKLYDKLRAQQGGVGAARLYQRRCEGCRLELNMAEVGDVRAASPDTVLRCENCHRILVRTSESGL, via the coding sequence CTGAACGCCGCGCCCGCCGACCAGATCCGACTTCTCGACGTCCAGGCCCTCGACCTCCGTCTCGCCCAGCTCTCCCACAAGCGCACCTCGCTGCCGGAGCACGCCGAGATCGAGCAGCTCAGCAGCGACCTCGCCCAGCTGCGTGACCTCCTGGTCGCCTCCACCACCGAGGAGAGCGACACCACCCGCGAGCAGACCAAGGCCGAGCAGGACGTCGACCAGGTGCGCCAGCGTGCCGTCCGCGACCAGCAGCGCCTGGACTCCGGCGCGGTCTCCTCGCCCAGGGACCTGGAGAGCCTCCAGCGCGAGATCGTCTCGCTCGCCAAGCGCCAGGGAGACCTGGAGGACGTCGTCCTGGAGATCATGGAGCGCCGTGAGGGCGCCCAGGAGCGGGTCGCCGAGCTGACCGAGCGGGTCTCCGCCGTGCAGGCCAAGGTCGACGACGCCACCGCCCGCCGCGACGCCGCGACCGCCGAGCTGGACGCCGAGGCCGCAACGGTGACCAAGGACCGCCAGGTCGTCGCCGAGGTCATCCCCGCCGACCTGCTGAAGCTGTACGACAAGCTCCGCGCCCAGCAGGGCGGGGTCGGCGCCGCCCGGCTCTACCAGCGCCGCTGCGAGGGCTGCCGTCTCGAGCTGAACATGGCCGAGGTCGGCGACGTGCGCGCCGCGTCCCCCGACACCGTTCTGCGCTGCGAGAACTGCCACCGGATCCTGGTCCGCACCTCGGAGTCGGGCCTGTAA
- a CDS encoding lipid-transfer protein: MKAYIVGVGMTRFEKPETRDWQYWDMVREAGTAALDDAGVRYDQVEQVPVGYCFQASTAGQRAVYELGLTGVPVYNVNNNCATGSTALMLARQFVEGGGSDCVLAVGFEKMARGSLGSGADGGGDFATSPVARHYAIMAAAHGFETSPPTAQIFGNAAREHMERYGTTPAQLAAVGAKNHRHSVNNPYAQFQDPYMVEEILAARTVHRPLTRLQCSPTSDGAAAAVVVSERFVERHGLGERAVEIAAQAMATDTEASFASGSCIDAVGAPMSRAAAQQVYTASGLGPDDLDVIELHDCFSVNELLTYEALGLCGEGESGKLVESGATTYGGRWVVNPSGGLISKGHPLGATGIAQAAELTWQLRGEAGARQVPGARTALAHNIGLGGAAVVTLLRRG, translated from the coding sequence ATGAAGGCCTACATCGTCGGCGTCGGCATGACGAGGTTCGAGAAGCCCGAGACCCGCGACTGGCAGTACTGGGACATGGTCCGCGAGGCGGGCACCGCCGCCCTCGACGACGCGGGCGTCCGCTACGACCAGGTCGAACAGGTCCCCGTCGGCTACTGCTTCCAGGCCTCCACCGCCGGACAGCGGGCCGTCTACGAACTGGGGCTGACCGGTGTCCCCGTCTACAACGTCAACAACAACTGCGCCACCGGCTCCACCGCCCTGATGCTGGCCCGGCAGTTCGTCGAGGGCGGCGGCAGCGACTGCGTCCTCGCCGTCGGCTTCGAGAAGATGGCCCGCGGCTCGCTGGGCAGCGGCGCGGACGGCGGCGGCGACTTCGCGACCTCGCCGGTCGCCCGGCACTACGCGATCATGGCCGCCGCCCACGGCTTCGAGACGTCCCCGCCCACCGCCCAGATCTTCGGCAACGCGGCCCGCGAGCACATGGAGCGGTACGGGACGACGCCCGCGCAGCTCGCGGCGGTCGGGGCCAAGAACCACCGGCACTCGGTGAACAACCCGTACGCCCAGTTCCAGGACCCGTACATGGTCGAGGAGATCCTCGCCGCCCGCACCGTCCACCGCCCCCTCACCAGACTCCAGTGCTCGCCCACCTCCGACGGGGCGGCGGCGGCCGTCGTCGTCTCCGAGCGGTTCGTCGAACGGCACGGTCTCGGGGAGCGGGCGGTGGAGATCGCGGCCCAGGCCATGGCCACCGACACCGAGGCCTCCTTCGCCTCCGGCAGCTGCATCGACGCGGTCGGAGCCCCGATGTCCCGGGCCGCCGCCCAGCAGGTCTACACGGCCTCCGGCCTCGGCCCGGACGATCTCGACGTCATCGAGCTGCACGACTGCTTCTCCGTCAACGAACTCCTCACCTACGAGGCGCTGGGCCTGTGCGGCGAGGGGGAGTCCGGCAAGCTCGTCGAGTCCGGGGCGACCACCTACGGCGGGCGGTGGGTGGTGAACCCGTCCGGCGGGCTGATCTCCAAGGGCCACCCGCTGGGCGCCACCGGCATCGCCCAGGCCGCCGAGCTGACCTGGCAACTGCGCGGCGAGGCCGGCGCCCGCCAGGTGCCAGGAGCGCGGACCGCCCTCGCCCACAACATCGGCCTCGGCGGAGCGGCGGTGGTCACGCTGCTGCGGCGCGGTTAA